ACGACGAGGGCGGCGACTGGTAGCCGTCAGGACGCCTCGTGCCCCAGCAGCCACTCCTTGACCGGAACCCCGTAGTAGTAGCCGCCGAAGCCACCGGTGCTGGGCAGCACCCGGTGGCAGGGCACGAACGGCGCGATCAGGTTCTGCGCGCAGGCCGCCCCCGCCGCCCTGGCCGCGGTCCTCGGCATCCCCGCCCGCTCGGCCAGCTCCGCGTACGACACGGTGGTCCCCGCCTTGACCTCGCGCAGCGCCTGGTGCAGCCGCTTGCGGGTGGGGGAGCCCGGCTGCTCGACGGGCACGTCGTCGAGGGCGTCGAGGTCGCCCGCCAGGTAGGCGCGGACGGCCTCGGCCGGGGCGCCGAGGTCCTCGACGACGTCGAGGCCGAGGGCCTGCAGCTGGGGAGTGAGCCGGGCGAACATCTGCGCGGGGTCGGGCGTGAAGCCCGCGGCCACGATCACCCCCTCATGGGCCAGCAGGGACAGCGGGCCGATCGGGGTCGGGAGGATCTGAGCGTCGATCATGAGGAACTCCAGAGGTGAAGGGCGGCGTAGGCCCGCCAGGGCCGCCACCGCTCGAGGTGATCCTGCGGGATGGCGAGCGCGGCCATGCGTTTGACCAGGACGAGGTCGCCTGACGGCCACGCGTCGGGGTCGCGCAGCGCGCGCAGCGAGATGTAGCCGGCCGTCCACGGGCCGATGCCGGGCACTCTGAGCAGGGCGGCGACCGCCTCGGCCGGGTCCTGCCCGCCGTCGAGGTCGATCTCGCCCGAGGCGACGCGGACCGCCAGGTCGCGCAGCGTGGTCACCCGCCGGTTGGTCAGGCCGAGCGCCGAGAGGTCCATCTCGGCCATCTCCTCGGCGGTCGGGAACCCGCCCGCCCTGGTCACGATCCGGCCGAGGAGCGTCCTGGCGCCCGCCACGGAGATCTGCTGGCCGACGACCGCGCGCACGGCCAGCTCGAACCCGTCGAAGGCGCCGGGCACGCGCAGCCCCGGCCGCGCCGCCACCAGCGGCGCCAGCGACGTCGATCCGAGCGCCTCGCTGATCGCGGCGGGATCGGCGTCGAGGTCGAGCAGCCTGCGGCAGCGCGCCACGACCCTGGCCAGCTGCCGCGTGTCGTCGAGGGAGGCCTCGAGCACGATGTGCCCCTGCGCGGGCGTCAACGTGATCCGACCGCCGGGGAGCACCCGCGTGTACGACCCGCCGTCCACGCTCTCCAGGCCGGGGATCGCGCGCGCAGCGAGGAAGGCGAACAACCCCTCCACGTCGTACGGCTGCCGCCAGTTCAGCCTGAGCCTGAGCGCCGCGGGCGCCCCCGGCCGGTGCGCGGTGGCGCGCATCTCCGAGGGCGTGAAGCCGTAGGTCGACTGCATGGCCGCGTTGAACTGCCGGACGCTGCCGAACCCCGAGGCGAACGCCACGTCGGTCACCGGCAGCGCGGTCTCCGTCAGCAGCTGCTTGGCCAGCAGCAGCCGCTTGGTCCGCGCCACCGCCAGCGGCCCGACGCCGAGCTCGGCGACGAACAACCGGTGCAGGTGCCGCTCGGTGATGTGCAGCCTGGCGGCCAGCCCCGCCACGCCGCGCTCGTCGGCCGCGCCGTCGTCGATCAGCCGCAGCGCCCTGCCCACCAGGTCGCCCCGCACGTCCCAGCCGGGGTCGCCGGGCGACAGCTCGGGACGGCACCGCTTGCACGGCCGGAACCCCGCCGCCTCGGCGGAGGCCGCGTGCCGGTAGAAGCGCACGTTGCGCGAGGAGGGAGTGCGGGCGGGGCAGATCGGCCTGCAGTAGATGCGCGTCGTCTTCACCGCCGTGTAGAAGCGCCCGTCGAACCTGGCGTCGCGCGCGGACACCGCGCGGTAGCAGGCGTCGAAATCCAACGTTTCCATGCCCTTGACGCTATCGCCTGGCCGGAAGTCCCAACTGGCGGATTTCGGACCTCACCGTGAAGATCGGCACCCACGACATCGCCATCATGTCTAGCGCGAGGATCGCTGGGTTTACCCGCAGGGGAATTGCTTCGCTGCTATAGTTTCTTTGTTCGAAACGGGCAGGGCTTGTCCGTCGCCTACCTCGGCTGAGGGAAGCGAGAAGCCGCTCCCTTCAGGGAGTGGAGGAGTCAGGAGGATCACCTGCATGATCGAGGTCATCCGCCCAGTATGTGGTCGGGCGTGATCTGCTGGCGGAAGCTGACGAGCAGGACGTTGTTCACGCCCGTCCGCGCCGACTGGACGAAGGGGCCAGCCGCCGCCAGCCAGATCCCGATCCCGTGGTCGAGCAGCGGCACCAGCAGCCCGAAGGGCGCCGTCGCCAGGCTGAGCAGCCACACCGCGCCGCCCTGACCCAGCCACCTGGCCATCAGGTGCGCGCACGCGGAACCCACCAGCGCCCCCACCCCGCTCGCGGCCAGGTAAGCGCCGAACACCCACTCGGGGAAGGCCAACTCCCGCACCAGCAGCACCGGCAGCAGCACGGTGGCCAGCGGAAAACCAAGGTTCGCCATCGCGCCCTGCACGGCGATGGCCACCAGCACCCTGTTGCCGAACAGGAATCGCAGCCCTTCGCGCAACTGCCGTCCGATCGGCTCCCGTACGGCGGGCGGGCTCTCGACCGCCCGGATCCCGCGCAGCCACAGCGCCGACCACGCGTACGTGACGGCGTCGAGCAGCAGCACCAGCGGCGCGCCGAGCACCTGGGTGAGCACCCCCGACACGCTGCGGCCCGTGACGTACATCGCCGAGTTCGTCCCGACGAGCAGGGAGTTGGCGGCGGTCAGCCGGTCCCTGCCCACCAGCGAGGGGACCAGGCTGTGCGCGGCCACGTCGAAGAAGAGCGTGCCGACGCCCGAGACGATCGCGACCAGGTACAGCTGCGGCATCGTCAGCGCGTCCAGCCACCAGGCGGCCGTGACCGACGCCATCGCCACCGCGCGCAGCACGTCCGTCGCCACCATGACGGGGCGCCGCCGTACCCTGTCGACCCAGACTCCCGCGGGCAGCCCCACGAACAGCACGGTCAGCGTCGCCAGTGAGCTGAGCAGGCCCACCTCGCCCGGGCCCGCGTCCAGCGCGGTCACCGCGAGCAGGGGGAGCGCCACGTGGGACAGCTGCGTGCCGAACTGGCTGCCGAAGGCGGCCACGTACAGTCGCCGGAAATCACGATCCATGTCGGGAAAGATGCCGCCGCCGGGCGATAATGGCGATGGATTAAGGAGAGAGCTAATCGACCTGACCTTCACCGTCCAGGACATCGCCAACACGCGGTTCGCGATCTCTCCGTTGTGGGAGGTGGTGGCCAGCGTCCGCGTCGTCAAGGAGCCCGTGGGCGTCAACCGTCCATGGGCCGAGCAGGTGCGCCGCCGACTGGCCGGGGTCGACTGGCGGCTGCTGTCCGACCTGGTCCCGATGCCGACGATCTCGCTGGTCTGCTTCATCGCCCCGCCGCCGACCACGTCGCTGCCCGACCTGGAGCTGGAGCTGGCGGGCATGCTCTCCCGCGCCGGCGACGTGCGCGCCGAGCTCGACGCGTGGGGTGGTGCCCGTACACCTCGGCTGCGCGCCCTCTACGACGACCCCGCGGGCGGGCTCGAACGGCTGGCCGACCAGGTGAGGGCGTACTGGGCGGCCGCGATCGAGCCGTACTGGCCGCGCATCCGCACCCTCATGGAGGGCGACCTGCTCTACCGGGCCCGCATCCTGGCCGAGGGCGGCGTGCACCGGATGCTCGCCGACCTGGACGCCAATGTCAGCTGGCAGGGGGAGCGGTTGCGGCTGGCCCACCGGTTGTGCGACGGGGTGCGGCCGCTGGACGGCAGGGGCCTGCTCCTGGTGCCGTCGGTCTTCGCCTGGCCGCGGATCTTCTCGATCACGGTGCCGCCCTTCCAGCCCACGCTCCGCTACCCGCCGCGCGGGGTCGCCACTCTGTGGGAGCGCGAGCGGAGGGACCCGCCCGCCGCGCTGGCCGCCGTCCTGGGGCCGACGCGCGCCCGCCTGCTGGCCGAACTCGACCAGCCCGCCTCGACCAAGGACCTGGCGCTGCGCGCGGGCCTGTCGGAACCGGGCGCCAACCAGCACCTGACGGCCCTCAGGAGAGCGGGCCTGTGCAGCTCCCACCGCACCGGGCGCTACGTCCTCTACGCCCGCACGGCCGTCGCCGAAATCCTCCTCAACCCACCCTGACCCCACCTGGGCCTTTCGGCGGCCCTACCCCGAAGGACCTCAGCCGTCGACTTCGGCCAGGGTCTCTCGGGGGTAGAGGGAGGCCGCACGGGGTTCTTCCGGTGGCGCCATCCGAAAGACCCCGGCCGTTGACTTCGGCCGGGGTCTCTCGGAGGGAGGGCGTGCCAGCTCACAGGTTTTCGAGTGGGGTGGGTCCCGATGAAATGGCCCCAGCCGGGGCCCGGTGCGCGGGGTTGCGCGGCCGTGTCCTCCGGCTCCGGCTGGGGTGGTCTCTCAGACGGCGCTCAGCGCCTCCTCCCGCTCGGCCGCCGCGGGAGCGGGCGCCCCCGTCGGCGGCACCCGCCGCAGCAGGGTCACGGCCAGCAGCGCGGCCACCGCCGTCAGCACCGCCGCGACCCCCGACGCCACGTTCAGCCCGTCGGTGAAGGCCGACCGCGCCGCCGCGACCAGCGCCTCGCCCTGCGCCGCGGGCAGCCCCTCGGCGACCGCGAGCTCCCCCGCCAGCGTTTCGGCCGAGCCCGCGGGCATCGCGGCCCGGTAGACGACCGTCCCGATGGTGCCGAGCAGCGCGATGCCGAGCGAGACGCCCAGGTCGCTGGCCGTGGTGTTCACCGCCGAGGCGGCGCCGGCCTTCTCCTGCGGCGCGGCGGCGATCACCAGGTTCGTGGTCAGCGCCATCGTCGGGGCGATGCCCGGGTAGAGGATGTAGAACCCGGTCAGCAGCAGCGGCAGTCCCGACACGCTGCCCACCTGGGTCAGCACCACGTAGCCCGCCACGGACAGCACCGATCCCGCCGCGACCACGTACGCGGGCCGTACCCTGCGGGCCACCGCAGGCGAGAACGTGGAGACCGCGACCAGCATGAGCGCCGCGGGTAGGATCCAGAGGCCCGACTCCAGCGGCGACAGCCCGGCCACCAGCTGGAGGTACTGCGTGAAGAGGAGGTAGACGCCGCCCAGCGCGATCGCCGAGAGCAGGAAGACGCCGAGCGCGCCGCTGAAGGTGCGGTTGGCGAACAGCCGTACGTCGAGCAGCGGCTGCTCCAGGCGCAGCTGGCGGCGGACGAACAGCGTGCCGAGCACCAGACCGGCGACGATCGCCGCCACGGAGAGCACCGACAGGCCGCTCTTGGCCAGTTCCTTGACGCCGTAGACGATGGGCAGCAGGGTCGCCATGGACAGCAGCACGCTCAGCACGTCCAGGCCGCCCGACTGGGGCGCCCGGTACTCGGGCACCAGCGCGGGCGCCGCGATCAGCACCAGCGCCATGACCGGCACGCCGGCCAGCAGCGCCGCGCCCCACCAGAACGACTCCAGCAGCAGCCCGCCGACCAGCGGGCCGACGGCCACGCCGACCGAGATCGAGGCCGCCCACATGCCGATCGCGCTGGCCCGCTGGCGATCGTCGCGGAACATGTTGCTGATCAGCGAGAGCGTGGACGGCATGACGGCCGCCGCGCCGACCCCCATCACCGCGCGAGCGGCGATCAGCAGGTCGGCGCCCGGCGCGAACGCCGCCGCCACCGAGGCCACACCGAAGGCGGCGGCGCCGAACAGCAGCACCTTGCGCCGCCCGATCCGGTCACCGACGGTCCCCATGGCCACCAGCAGCCCGGCCATCATGAACCCGTAGATGTCATTGATCCACAACAGCTGGGCGCCGCTCGGCTGCAGGTCGGCCGCGATGTGGGGGGTGGCGAGGAACAGCACGGTCATCGCCAGGAACAGCAGGACGGTGGGCAGGAGCAGGACGGTCAGGCCGAGCCACTCCCTGGCTCCCGCACGGGGGTGCGCAGTCATGATCAGTTCTCTCTCTTCAGAAGGGACAGCACGCGGTCGGCCGAGCGGGGCCGGCCGTACCTGATGACCTCCGCGACGGTCGTCGCGAAGAAGGGCCGCAGGCGCCCGACCGCCTCTGTGGCGTCCTGCCTGCCGGCGAATGCGGCGGACCGCGCCCGCCACTGCGGCGCGCACCAGTCGGCGAGGGACGGGGGCAGGCACTCGGGGACCACCAGCACGAAGGCGTCCGCCGCCGCCAGCCAGGGCGCCAGGTCCTGGACGGCCGGCGGAGTCGGCACCTCGTACGAGCACACCTCGGGCAGCCCCGCCGCCGCGAGGTCGAGCAGGTCGACCTCGAAGCCGCGGTGACAGGCGCGGCCGGACAGCCATTCGGCCACCTCCAGGCCGTCGGCGCCGCCGCCGATGATGAACGCGAGTCGCATGTCCCACACCGTGCAGGGGAGGACTCCAGAAACGCTTCGGATCCGCTTTGGATACTGTTTGCGCCATGCGATTCGGGGTGCTCGGTCCGCTGGCCGTATGGACGTCAGAGGGCAGGCCGGTGCGGATCCCCGAGGTCAAGGTGCGGGGCCTGCTGGCCGAGCTGATCGTGCAGGCGGGGCGGGTGGTGCCGGCCGACAGGCTGATCGACCACCTGTGGAGCGGCAGCCTGCCCACCAACCCCGCCGCGTCGCTCCAGACGAGGGTCTCGCAGCTGCGGCGGGCGCTGGAGGACGCCGAGGAGGGCGCGCGGCGCCTGGTGGTCTCGCGCGCGCCCGGCTACCTGCTGGACGTCCCGCCCGACGCGCTCGACGTCGGGCGCTTCCAGGCGCTCGTCGCGGCCGCCCGTACGGCGGGCACCCCGCGCGCCCGCGCCGACCTGCTGGGCGACGCGCTCGCCCTGTGGCGGGGCCCCGCGCTGATCGAGTTCGCCGACGAGGAGTTCGCCGCGGCCGAGATCGCGCGCCT
This window of the Nonomuraea africana genome carries:
- a CDS encoding methylated-DNA--[protein]-cysteine S-methyltransferase, which gives rise to MIDAQILPTPIGPLSLLAHEGVIVAAGFTPDPAQMFARLTPQLQALGLDVVEDLGAPAEAVRAYLAGDLDALDDVPVEQPGSPTRKRLHQALREVKAGTTVSYAELAERAGMPRTAARAAGAACAQNLIAPFVPCHRVLPSTGGFGGYYYGVPVKEWLLGHEAS
- a CDS encoding DNA-3-methyladenine glycosylase 2 family protein, with translation METLDFDACYRAVSARDARFDGRFYTAVKTTRIYCRPICPARTPSSRNVRFYRHAASAEAAGFRPCKRCRPELSPGDPGWDVRGDLVGRALRLIDDGAADERGVAGLAARLHITERHLHRLFVAELGVGPLAVARTKRLLLAKQLLTETALPVTDVAFASGFGSVRQFNAAMQSTYGFTPSEMRATAHRPGAPAALRLRLNWRQPYDVEGLFAFLAARAIPGLESVDGGSYTRVLPGGRITLTPAQGHIVLEASLDDTRQLARVVARCRRLLDLDADPAAISEALGSTSLAPLVAARPGLRVPGAFDGFELAVRAVVGQQISVAGARTLLGRIVTRAGGFPTAEEMAEMDLSALGLTNRRVTTLRDLAVRVASGEIDLDGGQDPAEAVAALLRVPGIGPWTAGYISLRALRDPDAWPSGDLVLVKRMAALAIPQDHLERWRPWRAYAALHLWSSS
- a CDS encoding MFS transporter, whose amino-acid sequence is MDRDFRRLYVAAFGSQFGTQLSHVALPLLAVTALDAGPGEVGLLSSLATLTVLFVGLPAGVWVDRVRRRPVMVATDVLRAVAMASVTAAWWLDALTMPQLYLVAIVSGVGTLFFDVAAHSLVPSLVGRDRLTAANSLLVGTNSAMYVTGRSVSGVLTQVLGAPLVLLLDAVTYAWSALWLRGIRAVESPPAVREPIGRQLREGLRFLFGNRVLVAIAVQGAMANLGFPLATVLLPVLLVRELAFPEWVFGAYLAASGVGALVGSACAHLMARWLGQGGAVWLLSLATAPFGLLVPLLDHGIGIWLAAAGPFVQSARTGVNNVLLVSFRQQITPDHILGG
- a CDS encoding ArsR/SmtB family transcription factor, producing MSGKMPPPGDNGDGLRRELIDLTFTVQDIANTRFAISPLWEVVASVRVVKEPVGVNRPWAEQVRRRLAGVDWRLLSDLVPMPTISLVCFIAPPPTTSLPDLELELAGMLSRAGDVRAELDAWGGARTPRLRALYDDPAGGLERLADQVRAYWAAAIEPYWPRIRTLMEGDLLYRARILAEGGVHRMLADLDANVSWQGERLRLAHRLCDGVRPLDGRGLLLVPSVFAWPRIFSITVPPFQPTLRYPPRGVATLWERERRDPPAALAAVLGPTRARLLAELDQPASTKDLALRAGLSEPGANQHLTALRRAGLCSSHRTGRYVLYARTAVAEILLNPP
- a CDS encoding MFS transporter, with protein sequence MTAHPRAGAREWLGLTVLLLPTVLLFLAMTVLFLATPHIAADLQPSGAQLLWINDIYGFMMAGLLVAMGTVGDRIGRRKVLLFGAAAFGVASVAAAFAPGADLLIAARAVMGVGAAAVMPSTLSLISNMFRDDRQRASAIGMWAASISVGVAVGPLVGGLLLESFWWGAALLAGVPVMALVLIAAPALVPEYRAPQSGGLDVLSVLLSMATLLPIVYGVKELAKSGLSVLSVAAIVAGLVLGTLFVRRQLRLEQPLLDVRLFANRTFSGALGVFLLSAIALGGVYLLFTQYLQLVAGLSPLESGLWILPAALMLVAVSTFSPAVARRVRPAYVVAAGSVLSVAGYVVLTQVGSVSGLPLLLTGFYILYPGIAPTMALTTNLVIAAAPQEKAGAASAVNTTASDLGVSLGIALLGTIGTVVYRAAMPAGSAETLAGELAVAEGLPAAQGEALVAAARSAFTDGLNVASGVAAVLTAVAALLAVTLLRRVPPTGAPAPAAAEREEALSAV
- a CDS encoding NADPH-dependent FMN reductase, encoding MRLAFIIGGGADGLEVAEWLSGRACHRGFEVDLLDLAAAGLPEVCSYEVPTPPAVQDLAPWLAAADAFVLVVPECLPPSLADWCAPQWRARSAAFAGRQDATEAVGRLRPFFATTVAEVIRYGRPRSADRVLSLLKREN